In Candidatus Zixiibacteriota bacterium, a genomic segment contains:
- a CDS encoding PDZ domain-containing protein, translated as NLDRNWARRMFNIDHGVFISEVLSGSPAWRAGIREGDILLKFEGFRIMNTTQLKNLINGMSPESEVEASLLRAGKIVKVEIVLGASTVTGQNYNNQSYSSPPARDSLRSNRPR; from the coding sequence AACCTGGATCGCAACTGGGCCAGGAGGATGTTCAATATAGATCACGGCGTGTTCATTTCCGAGGTCCTCAGCGGATCTCCGGCCTGGCGGGCGGGTATCCGCGAGGGAGATATCCTGCTGAAGTTCGAGGGCTTCAGGATCATGAACACGACCCAGCTCAAAAACCTCATCAATGGTATGTCGCCCGAAAGCGAAGTAGAGGCTTCGCTTTTGCGCGCCGGCAAGATCGTTAAAGTGGAAATAGTCCTGGGGGCTTCAACAGTTACCGGCCAGAACTACAACAATCAATCTTATTCATCTCCGCCAGCGCGCGACAGCCTGCGAAGTAACAGGCCACGCTGA